In Haliotis asinina isolate JCU_RB_2024 chromosome 16, JCU_Hal_asi_v2, whole genome shotgun sequence, the following are encoded in one genomic region:
- the LOC137268685 gene encoding feeding circuit activating peptides-like isoform X2: MECERYFRVCSLLLLSWAIVSCAPVDKSSDKDLTKHEENGHAMAKRSSGGHEIELVDDLTEMGKRYLDSLGGAQIHGYKRFFDPLADVDVQTKRYLDPIGGFEVHGYKKRSLRAAGRTTHSRTKRDLDAHDDSKTHDGLKRLLNKVNAGKTHGELKRGFDTLGGAQIHDGFKRGFDTLGGAQIHDGFKRGFDTLGGAQIHDGFKRGFDTLGGAQIHDGFKRGFDTLGGAQIHDGFKRGFDTLGGAQIHDGFKRGFDTLGGAQIHDGFKRGFDTLGGAQIHDGFKRGFDTLGGAQIHDGFKRGFDTLGGAQIHDGFKRGFDTLGGAQIHDGFKRGFDTLGGAQIHDGFKRGFDTLGGAQIHDGFKRGFDTLGGAQIHDGFKRGFDTLGGAQIHDGFKRGFDTLGGAQIHDGFKRGFDTLGGAQIHDGFKRGFDTLGGAQIHDGFKRGFDTLGGAQIHDGFKRGFDTLGGAQIHDGFKRGFDTLGGAQIHDGFKRGFDTLGGAQIHDGFKRGFDTLGGFNVHSFKRGLDTLGGFNVHGFKRSADKKEKDEHEE; encoded by the exons GATTTGACGAAACACGAAGAAAATGGACACGCTATGGCCAAACGGAGTAGCGGGGGACATGAGATTGAACTTGTCGATGACTTGACGGAAATGGGAAAGCGATACCTTGACTCTCTTGGTGGAGCTCAGATCCATGGCTACAAGCGCTTTTTTGACCCACTTGCTGACGTAGATGTGCAAACAAAACGGTATCTGGACCCCATTGGTGGATTTGAGGTGCATGGATATAAGAAGCGATCCTTGAGGGCTGCTGGGAGGACAACCCATAGCCGCACAAAAAGAGACTTGGATGCCCACGATGACTCCAAAACCCACGACGGATTAAAGAGACTCCTCAACAAAGTTAATGCCGGTAAAACGCATGGGGAATTAAAAAGAGGTTTCGACACACTTGGAGGTGCACAAATTCATGATGGATTTAAAAGAGGCTTTGATACTCTTGGAGGTGCCCAAATTCATGACGGGTTCAAGAGGGGCTTTGATACACTAGGAGGTGCCCAAATACATGATGGATTTAAAAGAGGCTTCGACACACTAGGAGGTGCCCAAATCCACGACGGATTCAAACGAGGCTTTGACACACTTGGAGGTGCCCAAATCCATGATGGATTTAAAAGAGGCTTCGACACACTAGGAGGTGCCCAAATCCACGATGGATTCAAAAGAGGCTTTGACACACTTGGAGGTGCCCAAATCCACGACGGATTCAAAAGAGGCTTCGACACCCTAGGAG GTGCCCAAATCCACGATGGATTCAAAAGAGGCTTCGACACACTTGGAGGTGCCCAAATCCACGACGGATTCAAAAGAGGCTTTGACACACTAGGAGGTGCCCAAATCCACGATGGATTCAAACGAGGTTTTGACACACTTGGAGGTGCCCAAATCCACGACGGATTCAAAAGAGGCTTCGACACACTTGGAGGTGCCCAAATCCATGACGGATTCAAACGAGGCTTTGACACACTTGGAGGTGCCCAAATCCACGATGGATTCAAAAGAGGCTTTGACACACTAGGAGGAGCCCAAATCCATGACGGATTCAAAAGAGGATTCGACACACTTGGAGGTGCCCAAATCCACGATGGATTCAAAAGAGGTTTTGACACACTTGGAGGTGCCCAAATCCACGACGGATTCAAGCGTGGATTTGACACACTAGGAGGTGCCCAAATCCACGACGGATTCAAAAGAGGCTTCGACACACTTGGAGGTGCCCAAATCCACGATGGATTCAAAAGAGGCTTTGACACACTTGGAGGTGCCCAAATCCATGATGGATTCAAACGAGGCTTTGACACACTTGGAGGTGCCCAAATCCACGACGGATTCAAGCGTGGATTTGACACACTTGGAGGTGCCCAAATCCACGACGGATTCAAAAGAGGCTTCGACACACTTGGAGGTGCCCAAATCCACGATGGGTTCAAGAGAGGCTTTGATACTCTTGGTGGCTTCAATGTGCACAGTTTTAAAAGAGGACTGGACACACTGGGAGGCTTCAATGTACATGGATTCAAGAGGAGCGCagacaagaaagagaaagaCGAACACGAGGAATGA
- the LOC137268685 gene encoding feeding circuit activating peptides-like isoform X3: MECERYFRVCSLLLLSWAIVSCAPVDKSSDKDLTKHEENGHAMAKRSSGGHEIELVDDLTEMGKRYLDSLGGAQIHGYKRFFDPLADVDVQTKRYLDPIGGFEVHGYKKRSLRAAGRTTHSRTKRDLDAHDDSKTHDGLKRLLNKVNAGKTHGELKRGFDTLGGAQIHDGFKRGFDTLGGAQIHDGFKRGFDTLGGAQIHDGFKRGFDTLGGAQIHDGFKRGFDTLGGAQIHDGFKRGFDTLGGAQIHDGFKRGFDTLGGAQIHDGFKRGFDTLGGAQIHDGFKRGFDTLGGAQIHDGFKRGFDTLGGAQIHDGFKRGFDTLGGAQIHDGFKRGFDTLGGAQIHDGFKRGFDTLGGAQIHDGFKRGFDTLGGAQIHDGFKRGFDTLGGAQIHDGFKRGFDTLGGAQIHDGFKRGFDTLGGAQIHDGFKRGFDTLGGAQIHDGFKRGFDTLGGAQIHDGFKRGFDTLGGAQIHDGFKRGFDTLGGAQIHDGFKRGFDTLGGAQIHDGFKRGFDTLGGFNVHSFKRGLDTLGGFNVHGFKRSADKKEKDEHEE, encoded by the exons GATTTGACGAAACACGAAGAAAATGGACACGCTATGGCCAAACGGAGTAGCGGGGGACATGAGATTGAACTTGTCGATGACTTGACGGAAATGGGAAAGCGATACCTTGACTCTCTTGGTGGAGCTCAGATCCATGGCTACAAGCGCTTTTTTGACCCACTTGCTGACGTAGATGTGCAAACAAAACGGTATCTGGACCCCATTGGTGGATTTGAGGTGCATGGATATAAGAAGCGATCCTTGAGGGCTGCTGGGAGGACAACCCATAGCCGCACAAAAAGAGACTTGGATGCCCACGATGACTCCAAAACCCACGACGGATTAAAGAGACTCCTCAACAAAGTTAATGCCGGTAAAACGCATGGGGAATTAAAAAGAGGTTTCGACACACTTGGAGGTGCACAAATTCATGATGGATTTAAAAGAGGCTTTGATACTCTTGGAGGTGCCCAAATTCATGACGGGTTCAAGAGGGGCTTTGATACACTAGGAGGTGCCCAAATACATGATGGATTTAAAAGAGGCTTCGACACACTAGGAGGTGCCCAAATCCACGACGGATTCAAACGAGGCTTTGACACACTTGGAGGTGCCCAAATCCATGATGGATTTAAAAGAGGCTTCGACACACTAGGAGGTGCCCAAATCCACGATGGATTCAAAAGAGGCTTTGACACACTTGGAGGTGCCCAAATCCACGACGGATTCAAAAGAGGCTTCGACACCCTAGGAGGTGCCCAAATCCATGATGGATTTAAAAGAGGCTTTGACACACTAGGAGGTGCCCAAATCCACGATGGATTCAAAAGAGGCTTCGACACACTTGGAGGTGCCCAAATCCACGACGGATTCAAAAGAGGCTTTGACACACTAGGAGGTGCCCAAATCCACGATGGATTCAAACGAGGTTTTGACACACTTGGAGGTGCCCAAATCCACGACGGATTCAAAAGAGGCTTCGACACACTTGGAGGTGCCCAAATCCATGACGGATTCAAACGAGGCTTTGACACACTTGGAGGTGCCCAAATCCACGATGGATTCAAAAGAGGCTTTGACACACTAGGAGGAGCCCAAATCCATGACGGATTCAAAAGAGGATTCGACACACTTGGAGGTGCCCAAATCCACGATGGATTCAAAAGAGGTTTTGACACACTTGGAGGTGCCCAAATCCACGACGGATTCAAGCGTGGATTTGACACACTAGGAGGTGCCCAAATCCACGACGGATTCAAAAGAGGCTTCGACACACTTGGAG GTGCCCAAATCCATGATGGATTCAAACGAGGCTTTGACACACTTGGAGGTGCCCAAATCCACGACGGATTCAAGCGTGGATTTGACACACTTGGAGGTGCCCAAATCCACGACGGATTCAAAAGAGGCTTCGACACACTTGGAGGTGCCCAAATCCACGATGGGTTCAAGAGAGGCTTTGATACTCTTGGTGGCTTCAATGTGCACAGTTTTAAAAGAGGACTGGACACACTGGGAGGCTTCAATGTACATGGATTCAAGAGGAGCGCagacaagaaagagaaagaCGAACACGAGGAATGA
- the LOC137268685 gene encoding feeding circuit activating peptides-like isoform X1, translated as MECERYFRVCSLLLLSWAIVSCAPVDKSSDKDLTKHEENGHAMAKRSSGGHEIELVDDLTEMGKRYLDSLGGAQIHGYKRFFDPLADVDVQTKRYLDPIGGFEVHGYKKRSLRAAGRTTHSRTKRDLDAHDDSKTHDGLKRLLNKVNAGKTHGELKRGFDTLGGAQIHDGFKRGFDTLGGAQIHDGFKRGFDTLGGAQIHDGFKRGFDTLGGAQIHDGFKRGFDTLGGAQIHDGFKRGFDTLGGAQIHDGFKRGFDTLGGAQIHDGFKRGFDTLGGAQIHDGFKRGFDTLGGAQIHDGFKRGFDTLGGAQIHDGFKRGFDTLGGAQIHDGFKRGFDTLGGAQIHDGFKRGFDTLGGAQIHDGFKRGFDTLGGAQIHDGFKRGFDTLGGAQIHDGFKRGFDTLGGAQIHDGFKRGFDTLGGAQIHDGFKRGFDTLGGAQIHDGFKRGFDTLGGAQIHDGFKRGFDTLGGAQIHDGFKRGFDTLGGAQIHDGFKRGFDTLGGAQIHDGFKRGFDTLGGAQIHDGFKRGFDTLGGFNVHSFKRGLDTLGGFNVHGFKRSADKKEKDEHEE; from the coding sequence GATTTGACGAAACACGAAGAAAATGGACACGCTATGGCCAAACGGAGTAGCGGGGGACATGAGATTGAACTTGTCGATGACTTGACGGAAATGGGAAAGCGATACCTTGACTCTCTTGGTGGAGCTCAGATCCATGGCTACAAGCGCTTTTTTGACCCACTTGCTGACGTAGATGTGCAAACAAAACGGTATCTGGACCCCATTGGTGGATTTGAGGTGCATGGATATAAGAAGCGATCCTTGAGGGCTGCTGGGAGGACAACCCATAGCCGCACAAAAAGAGACTTGGATGCCCACGATGACTCCAAAACCCACGACGGATTAAAGAGACTCCTCAACAAAGTTAATGCCGGTAAAACGCATGGGGAATTAAAAAGAGGTTTCGACACACTTGGAGGTGCACAAATTCATGATGGATTTAAAAGAGGCTTTGATACTCTTGGAGGTGCCCAAATTCATGACGGGTTCAAGAGGGGCTTTGATACACTAGGAGGTGCCCAAATACATGATGGATTTAAAAGAGGCTTCGACACACTAGGAGGTGCCCAAATCCACGACGGATTCAAACGAGGCTTTGACACACTTGGAGGTGCCCAAATCCATGATGGATTTAAAAGAGGCTTCGACACACTAGGAGGTGCCCAAATCCACGATGGATTCAAAAGAGGCTTTGACACACTTGGAGGTGCCCAAATCCACGACGGATTCAAAAGAGGCTTCGACACCCTAGGAGGTGCCCAAATCCATGATGGATTTAAAAGAGGCTTTGACACACTAGGAGGTGCCCAAATCCACGATGGATTCAAAAGAGGCTTCGACACACTTGGAGGTGCCCAAATCCACGACGGATTCAAAAGAGGCTTTGACACACTAGGAGGTGCCCAAATCCACGATGGATTCAAACGAGGTTTTGACACACTTGGAGGTGCCCAAATCCACGACGGATTCAAAAGAGGCTTCGACACACTTGGAGGTGCCCAAATCCATGACGGATTCAAACGAGGCTTTGACACACTTGGAGGTGCCCAAATCCACGATGGATTCAAAAGAGGCTTTGACACACTAGGAGGAGCCCAAATCCATGACGGATTCAAAAGAGGATTCGACACACTTGGAGGTGCCCAAATCCACGATGGATTCAAAAGAGGTTTTGACACACTTGGAGGTGCCCAAATCCACGACGGATTCAAGCGTGGATTTGACACACTAGGAGGTGCCCAAATCCACGACGGATTCAAAAGAGGCTTCGACACACTTGGAGGTGCCCAAATCCACGATGGATTCAAAAGAGGCTTTGACACACTTGGAGGTGCCCAAATCCATGATGGATTCAAACGAGGCTTTGACACACTTGGAGGTGCCCAAATCCACGACGGATTCAAGCGTGGATTTGACACACTTGGAGGTGCCCAAATCCACGACGGATTCAAAAGAGGCTTCGACACACTTGGAGGTGCCCAAATCCACGATGGGTTCAAGAGAGGCTTTGATACTCTTGGTGGCTTCAATGTGCACAGTTTTAAAAGAGGACTGGACACACTGGGAGGCTTCAATGTACATGGATTCAAGAGGAGCGCagacaagaaagagaaagaCGAACACGAGGAATGA